From one Plasmodium malariae genome assembly, chromosome: 12 genomic stretch:
- the PmUG01_12043100 gene encoding conserved Plasmodium protein, unknown function — protein sequence MNNNNSNSIINCNSNSIKTNNYIYSPGREQSYLHVNSGTMKNDQVNHSNMKEGQKEGLAGLNINNKYTNSERVKRNYHNDFKYNNNEARSFPNANMINWGYKMNGKRNNDRNKKEEEKEEKGYMIHQMNKVALANNSYLENYFSSYSNKYTDCNANNCESYKSMNSHNSVNKGRGYYTISTAETNVYGNGNISCDNSNSNNYSNSNNYSNSNNYSNSNNYSNSSNDSNSNNYSNSNNYSNSYNHSYRNKNNNVSNSGEGNYLHKNEEPHLKTNNKSKNLYKQNSVNYVENNMNVFPKNNFIHSISNSMRGDNNINTLNYHSYGKVKNYAYKNVHKNVNYNNHSNVLSCVNTSTKFNSSRFLKGRTGENVNLINDQNSSKTYQFNGNTMRDGAGAYMYRFISSPTMDRGMEGKADRRGEGLIDISTDSVIGRNASWSCHLTNMNKTCVPKFARPYKSNSRNYEHVRKKIKYHNNVHVVEEHKMEESKMEESKMEEHKMEESKMEGSKMEDHKMEEHKMEDHKMEDHKMEDHKMEERNIEGSKTNDKVNPIDYNTKTNKSVNKNLIKFVFCTHCNKNVEMNMLEEHNQQQHMKCPIDNCGHIYNIDDLEFHLLNHMKNDKNEIILNDSKEIEKWISERKKNYPTKRKIMNSKNDKTIIIKKKRKKPSCLIEELLFERYCSAVGRNIYYKRESQKSIFIPLLSKIAESNFQNIYENNYYSISNNKNENKRYKNNNFAKKQLIDTLNIHKSSPLLYQLMKNDIYIYEQKLMACIEYITENKFFDDIFDVKEDIIELN from the coding sequence atgaataataataatagtaacagtatTATCAATtgtaacagtaatagtattaaaacgaataattatatttatagcCCTGGGAGGGAGCAAAGCTATTTGCACGTAAATAGTGGCACAATGAAGAATGATCAAGTCAATCATAGCAACATGAAAGAAGGACAAAAGGAAGGTCTAGCAggtttaaatataaataataaatacacaaatagTGAACGAGTAAAAAGAAACTATCACAACGATTTCAAGTACAACAATAATGAAGCAAGGAGTTTTCCTAATGCAAACATGATAAATTGGGGTTATAAGATGAATGGGAAGAGGAATAATGAtaggaataaaaaagaagaggaaaaagaagaaaaaggatATATGATACACCAAATGAATAAAGTGGCATTGGCAAATAACAGTTATTtggaaaattatttttcgtCCTACTCAAATAAGTATACAGATTGCAATGCAAATAATTGTGAATCGTATAAAAGCATGAACAGTCATAACTCAGTTAACAAAGGAAGGGGATATTATACTATTTCCACTGCAGAAACAAATGTTTATGGTAATGGTAATATTAGCTGTGATAACAGTAATAGCAATAACTACAGTAATAGCAATAACTACAGTAATAGCAATAACTAcagtaatagcaataattatagtaataGCAGTAATGACAGTAATAGCAATAACTACAGTAATAGCAATAACTACAGTAATAGCTATAATCACAGTTACaggaataaaaacaataatgtCAGTAATTCTGGTGAAGGTAATTActtacataaaaatgaagaaccCCATTTaaaaactaataataaatcaaagaatttgtataaacaaaatagCGTTAATTATGTTGAGAATAACATGAATGTATTtcctaaaaataatttcatccATAGCATAAGTAACAGCATGAGGGGGGATAATAACATTAACACCCTGAACTATCATTCTTATGgtaaagttaaaaattatgcctacaaaaatgtacataaaaatgttaactATAACAATCATAGTAATGTTTTGTCGTGTGTAAATACAAGTACCAAATTTAATAGTAGTAGATTCTTAAAAGGTCGTACAGGAGAAAATGTAAATCTCATAAACGATCAAAATTCATCGAAGACATATCAATTTAATGGAAATACAATGAGAGATGGTGCTGGCGCATACATGTATCGTTTTATTTCTTCTCCTACCATGGACAGAGGGATGGAGGGAAAAGCGGACAGAAGAGGGGAGGGTCTCATTGACATTAGCACTGATAGCGTCATCGGTAGAAATGCTAGTTGGAGCTGTCATCTTACCAACATGAACAAAACTTGTGTGCCAAAATTTGCACGCCCTTATAAGAGTAATAGCAgaaattatgaacatgtaaggaaaaaaatcaaatatcACAATAATGTTCACGTAGTGGAGGAGCACAAAATGGAGGAGAGCAAAATGGAGGAGAGCAAAATGGAGGAGCACAAAATGGAGGAGAGCAAAATGGAGGGGAGCAAAATGGAGGATCACAAAATGGAGGAGCACAAAATGGAGGATCACAAAATGGAGGATCACAAAATGGAGGATCACAAAATGGAGGAGAGAAATATAGAGGGAAGTAAAACGAATGACAAGGTGAACCCGATAgattataatacaaaaactAATAAAAGTGTAAATAAAAACCTGATTAAATTTGTCTTCTGCACCCACTGTAATAAAAACGTTGAAATGAATATGTTAGAAGAGCATAACCAACAGCAGCACATGAAATGCCCAATAGATAATTGCggtcatatatataatatagacGATCTTGAATTTCATTTACTAAATCATATGAAGAATGATAAGAATgagattattttaaatgattcGAAAGAAATAGAGAAATGGATAagtgaaagaaaaaaaaattatcctacaaaaaggaaaattatgaacagtaaaaatgataaaacaataataataaaaaaaaaaagaaagaaaccGAGTTGTTTAATtgaagaattattatttgaaagATATTGTTCTGCAGTAGgaaggaatatatattataaaagagAGTCACAAAAATCAATCTTTATCCCCTTACTATCGAAAATAGCAGAAAgcaattttcaaaatatttatgaaaataattattacagcatttcaaataataaaaatgaaaataaaagatataaaaacaacaattttgcaaaaaaacaACTTATTGACACTTTGAATATTCATAAATCATCACCTTTACTATATCagttaatgaaaaatgatatttatatatatgaacaaaaattaatggCGTGTATAGAATACATTAcggaaaataaatttttcgaCGATATTTTTGACGTGAAGGAGGACATTATTGAGCTCAATTAA